CAAATGTCATTTGATTGGCTCTTTGTACCCTAATACATTTCATCGCCCCCCTCCCccatatcatataaaaaatgtgACGAATCTAGATGGGGTTTACGGGGGTTGACCCCTCCTTtgaaaatgcccccccccccaaaaaaaaaaagggggggtgaAAGAGAGGGGAAGGAGAAAGAGAAAAAGCGTgtgaattaatatatatattaatatattaatatattaatatattaatatatatcgACCAAAATTGATATAGCTTAATTGTACCTTATGAGTAAAGTTTGAAACGCCAAATGTCAATTTTCGGTGAGTTTCATGAATGGCTgcagttgatccacgaaatttaatgttcattggcCATGATTTTACGTATCCTAAAAACTCTGATTTTCACTTAAAGAATGGTATTTTGTGGTAGAAAAATTAGTATCGCAATGTTTAAACTAGTCCCAATCCTgctttttgttttcaaaaagagTTCTACtacataaacatgtaatttaaatgCATGATACATGTAGGAGTATTTCCGACTACTGTTTCTTTGGAAGCCTAAAAATGGGATTTAAATTTCTTCAGAATTATGTATAGTCTAGCAATTACGTACGTGCGTGGTTTGTactaaaaaatcaaagaatacACTGATGTATTGTTTAGGTGGTATCAGACACATTGCGATGTCATTGTTGATGAGAGAAGTTTTAACATATTATGGGACATTTTTAGTATCCTATggctaaaaataataaaaatgttaagatttcTATTCCATTTTGATAAACTCATAAATAAAGTTGACAAAGTATCaatattgtaataaaacaatattttgaactAGAAAACCGCAattcattgaaatttcatatgcatatttttcaaaataatgtaaatttattacGACCACATGTTAAGGGGATCGCCAATATTGAGGTCaatttcacgttttcgttgtactctttaaaatctcaaaaaccTTAGAAGCATCTGAtggctccccccccccccaccccggaCCCCCTGATCATACCCAATATGTTCAATCCTCTCCCACTGGAGCCTAAATGGACTCCAGACCGTGGCTTGAAATACAAGTGATACAATACAGGTATAAGGGGATGCAGATTCATGGTTAAAATGATACATTTGTTAACTACAACATCTCAAAATCGTattgtgtatattttttcatttttttttctagtgaGGGTGAACATTTTATTCCCCCTTTTGATTATAAGATGTCACACATaacgttacatgtatttatggaCATGGAGCTGGAGCTTGCTGCAGCCTTTGGAATTAAACATATCGGGTTCGGTATAcgaaatatataaacaatacaaagaATCGGTTGCTGAAGCTGCGAAGAAAACAGTTCTTAAAATGGAGCGTTTTGATGGGGTTTTCCAAATATTTGGGGCAATTCTTGTGTTTATTATTACATTTACTGAGGTAAGgagaaatttaaaatgtgtgtAATGAAGTCACATTTTCCAAAGCAGTCCAATATCGTATTTTTTACTTGCGCTTGTATTATACAGTATGCTTATTTACCACACAGAAAGCCAACTATTTAAAACAAGCGCCtgtgttattattttattgCTAAGCCTAATATTATGGATTTATTAGGATCTATCAATATATTATACCAATAACCATTTGTTAGTCATGTTAATTTGTGTCCACTCTGTGGCAGTACTTGTCAAGTTGTGACTGAAGCAGTTGTGTACAAAATGCtagcctacatgtacatcatactattgaatacacatgcatgtatatatagtgtATGAGATCCCAGCTGTAAGTTCTTCATCGAGAAACATTATTTTgcaccttatacatgtatatatgttacatgtatcaattacgTGATTTATCAAATGTGATTGAGAAACAATTTCTTTCCTCAAATTGGAGATCATACTGATTGTTTGGGTGAAAAAATATAGATAATTAATATgtgtcttaaaatattttttctcttatTTATAGGTTTCGGGAATCATTTGTCCCAATACTGGAGAAAGGTAAAAACGAAACATTTTGTAATATGAAGGTTTAGTTGATTGATGACATTTTTGTACAGCAATAGCGTTGTTATCTACCCAGGTGTGGGTCGTGTTGTGAAGGCCACTGCTGTGTGGAGGACCAGGAGAGCGTGTCATACACCTACAGAATCTCCTTCTGGAACCTGTGGTACTTTTGGTCAGTgaatttttatcctttttttgtctttatattATGTGTAACTGATGGGAataataatgacggaccagactgGGATTCAAACCccggccccctgaatctctactCAGGTGAtttaccaactgagctatctggtgcTGGTATTGTtaccacaggtgcttgaggacaggatcgatcccccccccccccccccctccccacttccACCCCCAAGTATATAGACCCCCGGgactatatttatttttttaattagattagaaatatgtcataaaaggataattattaataaaaaaaagtctggGGGTCTATATATACTTGGGAGTGGGGTggaagtgtggggggggggggggggggtcgatcctgtccttAACCACCTGTGATTGTTACCACTCTGACGATCACATATGTGATATGAAATCTATTAAATAGGAAGATTTcaataataattatcatatgGTGCAAGGGACcaaaaaaatcttaacattgcatgtatatatccatgaattcatttcttttCCTTACAAAGCAAGTATTACAATATAGTATAATTTGCTAGTAAACTTTTTAAAGTAGTACTTGTACTGGTACAATTGTTAGCTGCAGAATTGTTGCTCTATGGGGAAATTCGGGTTGATGGACCATAGAGCTACATTTCCACCcataaaataaaactgtatatttattgTGCACAGCAAAGATTTGCGCATGGTATTGGACTTATTGACCTAATTAAGGAATATATTaagtgaaaattttaatgcccaaaaattcctgaggtacatgtacaatagcATTTAGAAAATTTTGTAGATAGATACAGGTATGTAatgtattatgtatattttattcatccttgttttgtaaatattcaCAAGTTTGGTAGGGTTTCTTATTCTTGATTTCTAAAATGTTAGAAACAAAAGATATGATTAAATTAAATGATTGGTTAAAGATTTAATTCAATATGTATTGAGTACATATAGAGTCAATGAAATTAATAGCCCAAATGATTGAATTCTTACATTCCAATTGGCTTCTACAATGCTCTGAATCATTTGATTCATTTATTTAGGCCAGAACTTttcacataaagaaaaaatttgtAGTTTTTATGATGATGTTCAGTTTGTTTTTGATGATTGTAGGTTTGTCATTCTATTTATTCTGATGTCCTGTTTTGGGGGATGTGGCTATTACAAGCATAAACAACGCCTTCTTCTGATGCCCAGAGACACTTATGTAAACAGGGGGCGGACCAGCGCCAGGACCACCCCGGGGCTGGGCCTCATTCCTAGTCACACTGCTGCAGCCTCACCCCAGACAGAGCCCATCACACTGCAGCCGTCCATCAGCATTCTACCACCGCCTTATTCTGAGGTATTCCTGTCTCAGTCCTCTAACTGAACTGTAAcaagtacatatcaaatacatgtatacagataCATTTTAACTGATGATACTGGTTTACTACAGTTACTTgcaaatttttgtattttcatgcATATGtaatgggatgggagaaataatgatggacCAAACCGGGCTTCCTGAATCAttgtcaggtgctctaccaactgatcGGACAGGTTTAACTATCATAAACATTATTTCTTTGTAGGTGGCTAACCTGCCAAAAAACCAATTCGAAGCTAAACCACCTCCTTACCCTGGAGACAAACAAGGTACTGCTACCCCGATCAGCTCATTACACCTTAAAATCTCCAGTGTTAAGTTGCACTCAAAGATATGTAATAAAAGTCACTATTGTTTCTTTTAGTCTTTGAACCTCAAGAAAAAACCAAACTGTAAGCAATAAAGCCACCATTCCTATTGTAGTTAAAATTTTACAGCGTGATTTGGTAGGAAAGGAGGAATCAATTAATTATTGCTTCCTGTGTTAGATATTTTCTCACACGAGATGTAAAATCATTATCTTTTCCTCAATagaattcaaaa
The window above is part of the Magallana gigas chromosome 10, xbMagGiga1.1, whole genome shotgun sequence genome. Proteins encoded here:
- the LOC105345795 gene encoding uncharacterized protein; this encodes MERFDGVFQIFGAILVFIITFTEVSGIICPNTGERCGSCCEGHCCVEDQESVSYTYRISFWNLWYFWFVILFILMSCFGGCGYYKHKQRLLLMPRDTYVNRGRTSARTTPGLGLIPSHTAAASPQTEPITLQPSISILPPPYSEVANLPKNQFEAKPPPYPGDKQGDVSPPEYTEISSGQNQNKS